In Cyanobacterium sp. T60_A2020_053, the genomic stretch GGCATACAGCGGCGCAAGGCGGAAGAGCGCACGGGACCAGCCGGTAGTAAAATCAACTCTTCATTAGGTGGCAAATCTGGTTGCGGTTGCCCACGAAATGGCACAGGAATTTCATTTTCTTGGCAAAAGCGCCCGGCAACTTCCCCTGTCAAAATCATCATTTCTGCCACCAAAGAACGAGAATAAGAATCATCTAGTAATTCTATACTAACATCATCTTCATTTTTGACCTTGATTATGGCTTCGGGCATGGATATGGTTACTGAACCGTTATCCTTACGCCATTGTGTACGGCGGCGAGCGCCCTCCGCCAACTGCTTAATCTCTGGTTCTGCTTGTATATCCAGATGCAACATTTCATCAACATCGGTATAACTCAAACGATAAGTAACCTTGATTAAGGTAGCATGAATTTGATAATCTACCACTGCTCCAGCATCATCAAGAATCACCCCAAAACTCAAGGCAGGGCAAATTTGACCTTGAATCAAACTCATGGGTCCTGTGGCTAATACAGGGGGAAACATGGGAATCATCCCCGTAGGTAAGTATAAACTGGTGCTACGTTTGCGCGCTTCTAAGTCTAAAGCATCATGGGGAGAAATCAAGCGAGTGGGATCGGCAATGTGAATCCAATACCGCAAAGTGCCATCAGGCAAAGTTTCTACGCTCAAACCATCATCGATTTCCCTCGTACTTTCATCATCAATGGTATAAACTTTTTGTGCCGTTAAATCCAAACGAGGTTGGGGATCGAAAATTTCTTGACCTTGCGCAATTCTAGCTATAATTGATTGTGCCATTTGTACCACCGGTAGGGGAAAGTTATTAGGATAAGAACTACGTAATAAGAAAATATTTTCATGCTCACTCCACAGTTTAAGATCAACCAATAATTGCCATGCTTCTTCAACAGTTTTGCTGCGCCCGACACTTTCTAACAAATCTTGGGCTTGTTTGGAGGGCGCTTCGGGTTGCAATACCCATTTTTTGAGAAATTCTAACTGATTTAGATCATTTTCGCCCCATAACACATCCTCACCTTTTAAACATTGCTGAAGACGACCAAAAAATTCTTCTTTTTCCCTTGCCCTTTGTGCCTCCATTGCCAACTGGTGTTTAATCTCCTCTACCTGTGTCGCTGGGCGAGGTTCATAAATATCCGCTTTTTTCTTAAAATAAATTTTATCTTCCGACAGCAGAAGATGACAAGCATAACAAAGTAAAGGAGTTTCCTCACTGAAAATTAAACCAGCTAACTCTTGGGGAGTGACGGTGCTAGAATCTTCGCTCAATAATTCCCAAGCAATTTCTAAATGAGCAGGGTCAACATATTTTAAAGCCTCTTGGTTAAATTTTTCGATGTCAGACGGCTTAAAAGATTCACCCTTAACCAAATAATCTATCTTTTGGGGCTTAACTTTATGATTTGTACCATTTTGATCAATGGCAATCCAATCTTTTTTTCCTTCCGGCTTGTCTATCACCGCCAAGCGGCGATTGCCGTTAACTTTAAACTCTACTAGCGTACCTTTTTCCACCCTGATCCTTCTCTTTTTGATGAGCAATAGATCAAGTTTAATCTGATTTTGGGTAACTGTAAAGCTAGGTTGTTTCTTTTAGCTATTTTTAAATATTTTTTGGTATTCGCATAATTTTAACAATGCTTAACTTAATATTTTCATTTTTTTATACAACTTTTTTGGTAAAGTGAATGTATTAAAGTGAATTATTAATTGTCACTTGATTTTAAAATTATCAAAAAATAGTGGGTCTAAAACCCTGCCGTTTACGGCATTATTGTGTTAGACTAATTTTAGCAGTAACCAGTAATGTGGGCTGACTAAAAAATAAACAAGTGCGGTAGGGACTACCGTAATTAAACAGCCCAGTAATGGCGTTCTGTCGGGGGTGAGGCTACAAAGCCAAGCCTAGATAAGAGTCTATATGGGAATCCCCGTTCCTTTAGGTCGGGGAGGTTCAAGTCTGTAAAATTTAGGTTTCACTCTAAAAAAGTAGTAGAAGCCTATTTAGATTTTGCTGAAAAAGTGGAGTAGTGAAGGCAAATTGACAATTGACAATGGATAATTGACAGTTATGAGGTTTTACTATCTTCGTGTAGTATCCATGTTCGTTTGATCACCTATAAATCGATTAAAAATAATCTTAGTTCAATTTATTGAACTATCGGGCTATTGGTTCCGTGTAATTCATTACACGGTGGGTAAAGTGCGAAGAGAGAATCTATTTGTAACTAATTATCCGAACTTAATATTATTCAGCAAACCTTATTTCGATGAGGTTTTGAATTGAAATAGTTGTATTAATTTTAAAAACAGTAAAAAGTCAAGTAAGTTTACAAAACTTAATGTAAATGTAACAAGTATTAATAAACTTAACAAAAAGAAGTAGTGCAGACTCTGTTAAACTGAGGAAAGCATAAAATAGCCATTATAAACTTAAAAATACTGTCTAAAATCACATAACTATGGTAACAACAGTTAACAAACCAGAATTTGAAGAATTACGTCCGGGTATTAAAACCCCAGCAAAAGAAACCATTTTAACCCCTCGTTTTTACACCACGGATTTTGACGAGATGGCAAAAATGGACCTCAGTGTTAACGAAGATGAATTAAGAGCCGTCATCGCTGAGTTTAAAGAAGATTACAACCGTCATCATTTTGTCCGCAATGCTGATTTTGATCAGTCTTGGGATCATATTGATGGGGAAACTCGTCGTTTATTTGTAGAATTTTTAGAGCGCTCTTGCACTGCTGAATTTTCGGGCTTTTTGTTATACAAGGAATTAGGAAGAAGATTAAAAACTACCAATCCTCTTTTAGCAGAAGGTTTTAATCTCATGTCACGGGATGAGGCGCGCCATGCTGGTTTCCTCAACAAAGCCTTAACTGATTTTAATTTATCTCTTGATTTAGGCTTTTTAACTAAAAGTCGTAGTTATACTTTCTTTAAACCTAAGTTTATTTTCTACGCCACTTATTTATCCGAAAAAATTGGTTATTGGCGTTATATCACTATTTACCGTCACTTACAGCAAAACCCTGAAAATCGCATTTATCCTATCTTCAAGTTTTTTGAAAATTGGTGTCAAGACGAAAATCGTCACGGTGACTTTTTTGATGCAATTCTCAAAGGTAAACCTGAGTTTCTTAATGACTGGAGGGCGCGCTTATGGTGTCGTTTCTTTTTGTTATCTGTATTTGCGACGATGTATCTTAATGATATTCAGCGCTCTGATTTTTACGCTTCTATTGGTTTAGATGCAAGGGATTATGATAAAAAGGTAATTGAGAAAACCAATGAAACTGCAGCGCGCGTCTTCCCTATCATGTTAGATTTGGATGATCCTAAATTCTACGGTAGCTTAGAAGCCTGTGTGAGTAATTGTGAGAAGTTGCGCGCCATTGATGCGACTAATGCCCCAGCGCCCCTCAAACTCTTACGTAAATTACCGTTATATCTTGCTAACGCTGGTAAGTTTTTAACTCTCTATTTCATTAAACCCATTGAAACCGAAAATTTACAGGGTTGTGTGCGTTAATTAAAGGGCAAAGTTGAAAGGGCAAAGGTTTTTAAAGGGCAAAGGGCAAAGGGTTTATGAATTATGAATTATGAATTATGAATTATAATCCTCCCCTGCCTCCCCTGCTTCCCCTGCTTCCCCTGCTTCCCCTGCTTCCCTTTCTCCCGTGCCTCCTCTGCTTCCCCTTTCCTTCCCTAAAGCG encodes the following:
- a CDS encoding VacB/RNase II family 3'-5' exoribonuclease; translated protein: MEKGTLVEFKVNGNRRLAVIDKPEGKKDWIAIDQNGTNHKVKPQKIDYLVKGESFKPSDIEKFNQEALKYVDPAHLEIAWELLSEDSSTVTPQELAGLIFSEETPLLCYACHLLLSEDKIYFKKKADIYEPRPATQVEEIKHQLAMEAQRAREKEEFFGRLQQCLKGEDVLWGENDLNQLEFLKKWVLQPEAPSKQAQDLLESVGRSKTVEEAWQLLVDLKLWSEHENIFLLRSSYPNNFPLPVVQMAQSIIARIAQGQEIFDPQPRLDLTAQKVYTIDDESTREIDDGLSVETLPDGTLRYWIHIADPTRLISPHDALDLEARKRSTSLYLPTGMIPMFPPVLATGPMSLIQGQICPALSFGVILDDAGAVVDYQIHATLIKVTYRLSYTDVDEMLHLDIQAEPEIKQLAEGARRRTQWRKDNGSVTISMPEAIIKVKNEDDVSIELLDDSYSRSLVAEMMILTGEVAGRFCQENEIPVPFRGQPQPDLPPNEELILLPAGPVRSSALRRCMPKSETGLSPARHASLGLPAYTQVTSPIRRYTDLLAHFQIKAHLRGDTLPFARDEMQTILFNVTSTSYEAVLVERQTNRYWSLQYLQKHSDEVWEVLMLRWLREDEFLALILLEDIGLEFPYRADRPLKLGENFKLQVAYCDPHRDEIRFKEIAVN
- the acsF gene encoding magnesium-protoporphyrin IX monomethyl ester (oxidative) cyclase: MVTTVNKPEFEELRPGIKTPAKETILTPRFYTTDFDEMAKMDLSVNEDELRAVIAEFKEDYNRHHFVRNADFDQSWDHIDGETRRLFVEFLERSCTAEFSGFLLYKELGRRLKTTNPLLAEGFNLMSRDEARHAGFLNKALTDFNLSLDLGFLTKSRSYTFFKPKFIFYATYLSEKIGYWRYITIYRHLQQNPENRIYPIFKFFENWCQDENRHGDFFDAILKGKPEFLNDWRARLWCRFFLLSVFATMYLNDIQRSDFYASIGLDARDYDKKVIEKTNETAARVFPIMLDLDDPKFYGSLEACVSNCEKLRAIDATNAPAPLKLLRKLPLYLANAGKFLTLYFIKPIETENLQGCVR